Sequence from the Pseudomonas sp. LS.1a genome:
CCTTCCATGACCGCAGCCAGCGTTTCCAGAGCTACGTGGTGCACGTGGACCGTGAAAGCAACACCCTGGCGCTGGACGAGATGATCCCGCGCGACGGTGAGAAATTCATCGAGAACGGCGAACACTTCCGCGTCGAAGGCTTCCACGATGGCGTACGCATCGCCTGGGACTGCAACCAGGAGTTGAAGATCAGTGAAGTCGACGGCCACCGCTGCTACCGCGGCGCCATGCCCCAGGAGATGACCTACCACCAGCGCCGCAACGCCTTCCGCGCCGCGCTGAAGCTGTCACAGCTGGTCGATATCATCCTCGATGGCGCCCACCTCAAGGGTAACGGCGCCCTGCGTGGCAAGCTGCTGGACATCTCCGCCACCGGCTGCAAACTGCGCTTCGAAGGCAATGTCGAGGATCGCCTGCAACTGGGCCAGGTGTACGAGCGTTTCAAGGCGGGCAACCCGCTGGGCCTGGTCGACACCATGGTCGAGCTGCGCCACCTGCACTATGAAGAGCGGATCAATACCACCTTTGCCGGCGTGCGCTTCCATAACCTCACCGGGCAGGCGCAACGCAAGGTCGAGAGCTTTGTGTACCAGCTGCAGCGTGAAGCGCGGCGGTTCGACAAAGACGACTACTGATCCTGCCGTGGATGGGCGTCATTGCAACGCCCATTCCCTTTGACCGCATTACCCTCACGCTGCAAACCTTCCCGCTGCCTTGAGCACAGCCCTGCGCCGATCGTACCTGCTCGCACTCACTACCGGGTGCCCTTTGAGCAGGAGGCTTCATGAACGCTAACAGTTTCACCGCCGAACTGGGTTCCGATCGAGGCACTATCGGGGTCGTTGACTCCACCCTGAATCCACGCCTGGACGGCTGGCTATGCCCGAGTAATCATGACCAATTCTCGCCCATGAGGTTTACGTTCACCTTGCAAGGTGAACATGACGGGGATAAGTCCTACCACATCAGCGCTGCAGAGGGTTGGGCCTATACCGGCGCATTGGTCCAGACAAGTACTACCGGGTGGGTGGGCCTTTACGGGCTGGGTGTCGTCGGCAGGCTTGTGGATTATGTGACAGCGGCCAACTCCCGTGGCCCGGATCCACGCTGGCGAATACGGACTCTGAGCGAATGGGACGGCGATTTGAAAACCTTGGGGAATGTGGAGTTTCATTTGCTGGACAGGTATGGCCAGGCGATGTCGATAGAATCATACAGGCACGACTCCGTCTCTCCGTCTGGTGAAATCGGCAAAAGAGCGACCGTCAGTTCTACATTTGCCAACTATGTGAGCGTGAACAAGGAAGCTCAGAAGAAGATACGCTTCAAACTGCGCGACATCCGCGCCACCTGACAGCTGCGGTTCGACAAAAACGAGCGATGATCGTCGGCCGAATGCAAAAACGCCACCTGCCAAGGTGGCGTTTTCATTTGTGCTTTTCCTGTGCTGGCCCTTTCGCGGGTGAACCCGCTCCCACAGGTAATGCGCTGCCCCCCAGAGTTGGTGTTACCCCCTGTGGGAGCGGGTTTACCCGCGAAGAGGCCGGTACAGGCTTACACCGATTTGCTTACCTCACCCTCCGGCTCAGGCGCCTTATCAGCCCCCTTCTCTTCCGCCTCGGTATCTTCGGCCGCCACCGGAGCCTGCATCATGTCCTGCACCGTCTGCTCATCCACCCGTGGGTCCAGCGCCGCCGACAACGGCGAACCGGCCGCCGGCATGGCCACGTGGCCCAACGGCGCATCCTGCACCTGGTGCAGCCCGGTGACCGCCTTCGGCCGAATGCGCCACACCAGCACCAGGGCAAAGAACACGAAGAAGGCATACAGCATCTGCGGACCCAGCACCTTCATCAGCACGCCTGCAGCCAGCGGCCCGATGCACGCGCCGACGCCGTAGGTCACCAGCAGCATCGCGGTCAGCGACACCCGTCGCTCGCTTTCCACATGGTCGTTGGAAAACGCCACCGCCAGCGGGTACAGGCAGAACTGCAGCAACGAAATCACAAAGCCTATGCCGAACAGCAACTCCAGCGGCACGCTGGGCAGTATCGCCAGCGGCGCCGAGGCCAGCGCCAGGCCTACCGCCACGCTGCGGATCAGCACTGCCCGGTCGTAGCGGTCGGACAACCAGCCCAGCGGCCACTGCACCAGCAGGCCGGCAAAAATGCAGCTACCCATGAACAGGCCGACCTGCTCGGTAGTCATGCCCTGGCCGGCGGCGTACAACGGCGCCAGGCCATAGAACGAGCCGACGATCAGCCCCGAGCCCAGCACCGTGCTGAGCGACTGCGGCACGCGCTTGATGAAGAACTTCGGCTCCATTGGTGCCGGGCGCAACGGCGCCGGGTGAATGCGCCGGGTCATGGCGACCGGTACCAGGCACAGGGTGAAACACATGGCCACCAGCATCAGCAGCTCCAGGCCAAGCTGAGGGTGCACCACCAGAATCAGCTGGCCGAGCACCAAGCCCAGGTACGAGGCGATCATGTAGCCGCTGAACACCGCGCCGCGGTGCTTCACATCGGCCTGCTCGTTTAGCCAGCTCTCGATGACCATGTACTGGCACATCATCCCCAGGCCGACGATCATCCGCAGCCCGACCCAGGCCGGCAACCAGCTGGTCAGGCCATGGCCGAGCACCGCCGCACCGACGATACCGGCGCAGGTGGCATAGGCGCGTATGTGCCCGACCCGGCCAATCAACCGGTGGCCTACCTTGCCGCCGACCGCCAGGCCAAAGTAGTTGGCTGCCATCAACGCACCTACCCACAGGCTGTCGACATGGTCGGCAGCCAGGCGCAGGGCCAGGTAG
This genomic interval carries:
- a CDS encoding MFS transporter, whose translation is MRNIWKPFQSLYFAALMMLIGSGLLSTYLALRLAADHVDSLWVGALMAANYFGLAVGGKVGHRLIGRVGHIRAYATCAGIVGAAVLGHGLTSWLPAWVGLRMIVGLGMMCQYMVIESWLNEQADVKHRGAVFSGYMIASYLGLVLGQLILVVHPQLGLELLMLVAMCFTLCLVPVAMTRRIHPAPLRPAPMEPKFFIKRVPQSLSTVLGSGLIVGSFYGLAPLYAAGQGMTTEQVGLFMGSCIFAGLLVQWPLGWLSDRYDRAVLIRSVAVGLALASAPLAILPSVPLELLFGIGFVISLLQFCLYPLAVAFSNDHVESERRVSLTAMLLVTYGVGACIGPLAAGVLMKVLGPQMLYAFFVFFALVLVWRIRPKAVTGLHQVQDAPLGHVAMPAAGSPLSAALDPRVDEQTVQDMMQAPVAAEDTEAEEKGADKAPEPEGEVSKSV
- a CDS encoding flagellar brake protein, whose protein sequence is MFNESDAPQPPKVLNTPLEIAANLRQLQESHDPLIITFHDRSQRFQSYVVHVDRESNTLALDEMIPRDGEKFIENGEHFRVEGFHDGVRIAWDCNQELKISEVDGHRCYRGAMPQEMTYHQRRNAFRAALKLSQLVDIILDGAHLKGNGALRGKLLDISATGCKLRFEGNVEDRLQLGQVYERFKAGNPLGLVDTMVELRHLHYEERINTTFAGVRFHNLTGQAQRKVESFVYQLQREARRFDKDDY